GTGGCTGATGCCGAAGTAGCTGCGCCCCGGGTTCGCGTCGAAGCGCCCCGCCAGCCAGTGGCCCACCGCGTAGTTGATGGCCGCGCCCACCACGCTGCCCACCGTCACCACGAGGAACACGAGCACCATCGACTGCTCACCGCGCACCGCGTACACGCCGCCCAGCAGGGTGACGGTGTCCCCCGGGAAGGGAGGCACCACGTACTCCAGCGCCGCGGCCACGCCCAACACCAGGAGCCCCAGGGGACCGAGCGCTCCGATGAGCTGGTCGATGTATTCCACCATCCGCGCGAACGACCTCCTCCAGGTGCTGGTCACTCGTCATAAGGCAGCCCTCGCGGAGGGGAAAGCGTGAGTGGCCATTGGTGAACAGTGCAACGCAAGGCACCGTACCCAGGACGTCGGCTATGCTCCGCTCGGACTCGGGAGTCGGAGTCACCCCCATGATTCTTCCGCGCTACTGGGACAGGCTGACCACTTCACTGCACGTCGTCGACCTCCGAGGGAACGCCGACGAGGCCTGGCGGTTCCTCGTCTACCAGGGGCTCGTCGAGGACACGCCCGAGGGCCGGCGCTTCTTCGCGGGCGCCATCCAGCGAAGCCAGGAGTGGATGGGCTACGAGAGCGGCGGCGCGGTGGGCTTCATCGCCAACGAGCTGCGCAACGAGCGGCTCCTGGAGTTCAACCAGCCTCGCGACCCCGATGGCCACGGCGCGAAGCGGGCCTTCCGCCTGTGGAAGCGCAGGTCCCTACCAGAGTGACGTCGTATCGCGGACCGCGACGAGCGCGAGCGACGTGCCACCGGGGCGAAGGCAGACGACGCCCTGGATGCGGGGCCGCTCATCCTGCCAGGAGCCATTGAACTGGTACCACGTGCAGGCGTTCCACCGCTTCTCGGGGGCATCGGTGGACCAGGAGACCTCGATGCCGCCGAGCGCCTCGAGCGTGCGCCACAACGCCAGACGTCCATACGCCGCGCCCAGCCACCCGCGCGCGCGTGAGACCACCCGCGAGAAGAAGAAGTCGGCTACGCGCGACAGCTTGTCCCGCTCGCACACCACGAAGGCCGCGTCCTTCATGAGCGGCAGGTTCAAATCGATGAGCAGCGAGGTCATGGTGTCCGAGGGCGCCTTGGGCAGCGCGGGACGCAGCTTGAGCACCCGCTGCTCGATGGCCTCGTGAGGCCCCTCCCCGTCCTCCGAGACCAGGACGGCCGCGAGCGCCGGGGGCACGGGCTCGTCCTGCGTCGCCAGCCGGATGTCGGGCGCGGTGTACTCGTCCTCTTCGTCCTCCCGTGACGCCGAGGACAGCCGCTCCCCGAGCGTGTCGTACGGGTCGAGTTCCTCCGTGCCCATGAGGCGCCCGAACGAGGACTCCCAGCGCCGACGCTGGAGCGGCAGCACCGCCAGCGGGTGACCGCGCCGAGACAGCTCCTCCTGGAGCGCCAGGACCCCGGGCACCGAGGACAGGTCCGCGCCGCGCAGCACGAGCTCGTGGACGCCACAGGCGAACAGCTCCAGCAGGTCCTCGGGTCCCCGCCGGTGGGAGAAGAGCTCCACGAAGCTCGTCGCGGGGCGATGGGTGGCCAGGAGCGACGCCAGCTCCCGCTCGCGTCGAGAGGCGCAGAGCCGTCCCTGGTAGCGCGCGTCACGCGGCTGACGGGCGACCTCCAGCAGGGCCAGGGCGCTGTCCACGTCCTGGCCCTTGGCCAGCACCTCCTCGATGTGGTCCGAGAGCGCGTGCAGCCGCTCCCGGGCCTCCGCGGGCGTCGAGGCCTGCCGCGCCTCCAGCTCCGCCGCGAGCGCCACCAGCGCCGGCCAGGCCCGCTCGTCTCCCAGCCGGCCGATGTGCGCCCGCGCCGCCTTCAGCCCGTCGCGGGTGGAGATGTCGTCGAGGAACGCGCTCACCGTCGAACTCATGGAATGCGAGCCTACAAGGGAACCTGGGTCCGGGGCACCCGCCAGAAGGGCACCGGCGGGCGGCGAGAATCCCTGGCAAAAATCCCAACAACCCAAGACAAATCGTCGATACGTATACCCGGCCCCTCTGCAATTCCTAGCCGAACGCGCTCTCTGGGTACGGGGTGGCCTGCTTGATTTTTGAGTGATTCCTCTTTTATGAGGGAAGCGCGCGTCCACGCAGCACCGGGCCCACGCGTGCACACTCGCCAGGATTCACCGTCTGACGGCGAGCAGTGCGCCATGGCCGCCCGTTCGCGCCTCGCGAGCACCCCGCTCGTTCACCACGAAAGCACCTCATGAAACAACCACCTGGGTCCCACACGCGTGTGTGGCGACTCCCTCCGTATGTCTTGGCATTACTCCCATTGCTTGCCTCGAGCCTGGTCCTCGCGGCTCCGGCGAGCACTCCCTCCAACCTGACCTCGAGCCCCAGCGCGAAGCCGGGAGCGCAGATGCTCCCGCCTCCGGGCTGTCCCGACTGCGAGCCCGAGCCCATCTGCGACCCGGAGATCTGCGACGGGATGGACAACGACTGCGACGGGCAGATTGACGAAGGCGTCCGTCGCACCGTCTATCGCGACGCGGACGGTGACGGGAAG
The Myxococcus fulvus DNA segment above includes these coding regions:
- a CDS encoding DUF6183 family protein; its protein translation is MSSTVSAFLDDISTRDGLKAARAHIGRLGDERAWPALVALAAELEARQASTPAEARERLHALSDHIEEVLAKGQDVDSALALLEVARQPRDARYQGRLCASRRERELASLLATHRPATSFVELFSHRRGPEDLLELFACGVHELVLRGADLSSVPGVLALQEELSRRGHPLAVLPLQRRRWESSFGRLMGTEELDPYDTLGERLSSASREDEEDEYTAPDIRLATQDEPVPPALAAVLVSEDGEGPHEAIEQRVLKLRPALPKAPSDTMTSLLIDLNLPLMKDAAFVVCERDKLSRVADFFFSRVVSRARGWLGAAYGRLALWRTLEALGGIEVSWSTDAPEKRWNACTWYQFNGSWQDERPRIQGVVCLRPGGTSLALVAVRDTTSLW